A single genomic interval of Arthrobacter methylotrophus harbors:
- a CDS encoding VOC family protein, producing MTVSFNHTIVYATDKRRSAEFLAKVLGLPQPQPMWSFMTVSLDHGVALDFATADRPISPQHYAFLVSEEDFDGIFARIQAEGVSYWADPARYRPQQINHNDGGRGVYFADPDGHFLEAITRPYGSGSA from the coding sequence ATGACGGTCTCTTTCAACCACACCATCGTCTATGCAACGGACAAGCGCCGTTCGGCGGAGTTCCTGGCCAAGGTGCTCGGACTGCCGCAACCCCAGCCCATGTGGTCCTTCATGACCGTGTCCCTTGACCATGGAGTGGCGCTCGATTTTGCCACGGCGGACCGGCCCATCTCCCCGCAGCACTACGCTTTCTTGGTCAGTGAGGAGGACTTCGACGGAATCTTCGCCCGAATCCAGGCCGAGGGCGTCTCCTACTGGGCGGACCCGGCGCGGTACCGCCCGCAACAGATCAACCACAACGACGGCGGTCGCGGCGTCTATTTCGCGGATCCGGACGGGCATTTCCTCGAAGCGATCACGCGTCCGTATGGATCGGGTTCCGCATGA
- a CDS encoding DNA glycosylase AlkZ-like family protein — MTSAVLSTQTLTPELLRAWAWHRQGLDGSLAGKSSEEVLDHAGWARSVGGANPYLTLFARAGIGREEADQDVADLKIHELPTARGCTYVLGRNDFAWGLQVGREAAVAPFRVLARLGVERGEITLLEEQVLHTLTESSDPMDPKQLKDELGESVRSLGEEGKKKGAATTLPTALGLLQADGRIRRVPVNGRLDQQRYAYTSWALPPSTIDDDAARTRLIERYLRWTGGATFKQSQWFTGFTVAQSKAALTAVDAVEVTAAAGEPLWMLPDDVERLSAFKAPQEEQIHLLAGTDSLVLLRRNSADMLAGEDRGRKVLDTTLALQADLSDHPILDRGRIIGLWQYDPGKERIAAWTFAKPSAAVTQRIREVEAWIREDLGDFRSFSLDSPASRQKRIDALDEANAV; from the coding sequence ATGACGTCCGCCGTGCTTTCCACACAAACGCTCACTCCGGAACTGCTCCGCGCCTGGGCCTGGCATAGGCAGGGACTCGACGGCTCGCTCGCCGGCAAGTCCTCGGAAGAAGTCCTGGACCACGCCGGCTGGGCCCGTTCCGTGGGCGGCGCCAACCCGTACCTGACGCTCTTCGCCCGCGCCGGGATCGGGCGCGAAGAAGCGGACCAGGACGTCGCGGACTTGAAAATCCACGAACTACCCACGGCCCGCGGATGCACCTATGTCCTCGGTCGGAACGATTTCGCCTGGGGTCTGCAGGTGGGCCGGGAAGCCGCGGTGGCGCCCTTCAGGGTCCTGGCACGGCTCGGCGTCGAACGCGGTGAGATCACCCTGCTCGAAGAGCAAGTGCTGCACACCCTCACCGAGTCCAGCGACCCCATGGACCCCAAACAGCTCAAGGACGAGCTCGGCGAATCCGTCCGAAGCCTCGGCGAAGAAGGCAAGAAAAAGGGTGCGGCAACCACCCTGCCCACCGCTTTGGGCCTCCTGCAAGCCGATGGCCGCATCCGTCGCGTCCCCGTCAACGGCCGCCTCGACCAGCAGCGCTACGCCTACACCTCTTGGGCGCTGCCGCCCAGCACCATCGACGACGACGCCGCCCGCACACGCTTGATCGAACGGTATCTGCGGTGGACCGGCGGTGCGACGTTCAAGCAGAGCCAATGGTTCACGGGCTTCACGGTCGCGCAGAGCAAGGCGGCGTTGACCGCCGTCGACGCCGTCGAAGTGACCGCGGCGGCCGGCGAGCCGCTGTGGATGCTGCCCGACGACGTCGAACGCCTTTCCGCATTCAAGGCACCGCAGGAGGAACAGATCCACCTCTTGGCCGGGACGGACTCCCTAGTGCTGTTGCGCCGGAACTCCGCCGACATGCTGGCCGGTGAGGACCGCGGCAGGAAAGTCTTGGACACGACGCTCGCGTTGCAGGCGGACCTGTCGGACCACCCGATCCTGGATCGAGGACGGATCATCGGTCTGTGGCAATACGATCCGGGCAAGGAACGGATCGCAGCCTGGACCTTCGCCAAGCCAAGCGCTGCCGTCACACAGCGGATCCGTGAGGTGGAGGCCTGGATCCGCGAGGACCTGGGTGATTTCCGTTCGTTCAGCCTGGATTCGCCGGCGTCACGGCAGAAACGCATCGATGCCCTGGACGAGGCGAACGCGGTCTAG
- a CDS encoding acylphosphatase, translating into MNSLVRVTATVTGRVQGVGFRYSTLHQARWLGLTGEASNLMDGSVQVIAEGDRHAVDSLLGWLQSRNAPGRVRHVDAVFTPATGEFSSFDVG; encoded by the coding sequence ATGAATTCGCTAGTACGCGTCACGGCCACGGTGACTGGTCGCGTCCAAGGCGTGGGATTCCGCTACTCGACACTGCACCAAGCCCGGTGGCTCGGGCTGACAGGTGAAGCGAGCAACCTCATGGACGGCTCGGTGCAGGTGATCGCAGAGGGTGACCGGCATGCCGTCGACTCCTTGCTGGGATGGCTGCAGTCCCGCAACGCCCCTGGCCGGGTGAGGCACGTGGATGCGGTTTTCACTCCGGCCACCGGGGAGTTCTCCAGCTTCGATGTGGGCTGA
- a CDS encoding GmrSD restriction endonuclease domain-containing protein: MSNHTPPGRFRLPTSTICTGIVALLLLFVSIFATGFGGFLIMLALIGLITGLYIAATGRRSWAMVPGGRRAGAIILSCTLVLFILGATLSPKKPQDSLDASSAAAAARLATATASPTRASTPTSTPSQTGEPLDPDIVTELATTASYTAPNAQPAYASKAVDLLSTLAVKGRAPMTGYDRSQFGQAWADVDRNGCDTRNDILKRDLTQLSYTNSLPCKVQTGTLADPYTGKSIGFVRGTSTSAAVQIDHVVALGDAWQKGAQQLSLEQRTAFANDPLNLQATDGPTNVQKGDGDTATWLPPNKSFRCDYVARQISVKATYNLWVTQAEHDAMANVLADCPNQTAPTNAKAPATPSPAAPAQDAAPAPAAPAPAPVQAPAPAPVQAPAPAPVQAPAPAPAPVPGGGATAQCNDGTLSYSANHQGTCSHHGGVAIWYK; encoded by the coding sequence TTGTCGAACCACACACCACCGGGCCGTTTCCGCCTGCCCACCTCCACCATCTGCACGGGCATCGTTGCCCTCCTCCTTCTCTTCGTGAGCATCTTCGCCACCGGTTTCGGCGGCTTCCTGATCATGCTGGCCCTCATTGGCCTGATCACCGGCCTATACATTGCCGCGACCGGCCGGCGATCGTGGGCGATGGTGCCCGGAGGCCGCAGAGCCGGAGCCATCATTCTGTCCTGCACGCTGGTGCTTTTCATCCTCGGGGCCACCCTGTCCCCGAAGAAGCCCCAGGACAGCCTCGACGCATCCTCGGCCGCAGCCGCCGCCCGGCTGGCCACAGCAACCGCCTCCCCCACCCGGGCCTCCACGCCGACGTCGACGCCGTCCCAAACGGGCGAGCCGCTGGATCCGGACATCGTCACCGAACTCGCCACGACCGCCTCGTACACGGCGCCCAACGCCCAGCCTGCCTACGCGAGCAAAGCCGTGGACCTCCTGTCCACCCTTGCGGTCAAGGGCCGGGCACCGATGACCGGGTACGACCGCTCACAGTTCGGCCAGGCCTGGGCCGACGTCGACCGAAACGGCTGCGACACCCGCAACGACATCCTCAAACGCGACCTGACCCAGCTCAGCTACACGAACAGTCTTCCGTGCAAGGTCCAGACTGGCACCCTGGCCGATCCGTACACGGGCAAGTCCATCGGGTTCGTCCGCGGCACCAGCACGAGCGCCGCGGTGCAGATCGACCACGTAGTTGCCCTCGGCGACGCCTGGCAGAAGGGCGCCCAGCAACTGAGCCTGGAACAACGCACGGCCTTCGCCAACGACCCGCTGAACCTCCAAGCCACCGACGGTCCGACGAACGTCCAGAAGGGCGACGGCGACACGGCCACTTGGCTGCCGCCGAACAAGAGCTTCCGTTGCGACTACGTCGCCCGGCAGATCTCCGTCAAGGCCACGTACAACCTCTGGGTCACCCAGGCCGAACACGACGCCATGGCCAACGTCCTGGCCGACTGCCCCAACCAAACCGCCCCCACCAACGCCAAAGCACCGGCCACGCCCTCCCCTGCCGCACCCGCCCAGGACGCTGCACCGGCCCCGGCAGCACCCGCACCTGCACCCGTTCAGGCACCCGCACCTGCACCCGTTCAGGCCCCTGCCCCGGCCCCGGTTCAGGCGCCTGCGCCGGCCCCGGCACCGGTTCCAGGGGGCGGAGCAACCGCGCAATGCAACGACGGCACACTCTCCTATTCGGCGAACCACCAAGGCACGTGCTCCCACCACGGCGGGGTGGCCATCTGGTACAAATAA